GCATCCGCTATTGAAATTGCGGAAATGTTCCTGCCTGCTTTGCTTGTAACAGAAGCCCCAATGGTCACAAAGTTTGTCATCGGTGTTGTTTCTGTTTCAGCCATTATCTTTTTCTCCGCGCTGATTCCAAGCATAATGTCAACTGAAATACCAATCAGCCTGAGAAAATTGGTAGTCCTCTGGGTCCAGAGGACCATCCTGACGCTCATCATTGTAGCGCCAATTGCACATCTGTTATTTTGATATGGGAAGTTACTTAATGGGCTGCTTTGCAGCTCATTTTTTTATTTATTACTAGAATTGAAAAGGGGACCCTGATATAATCGAATTTATATTTTAAAAAATTCTAACAATTTACAGCGTTAAAGAATTAAACAGTAAAGGGGAATGTCCATGAATCTATACGGATCTGAAAAGATTAGAAAAATGACATCAAGTATTTTTCAGGAAGTGGTAGACCGCAAGCAGGCTGCCTTGATGAATGGTAAAGATGTGATCGACCTGAGCATTGGGAGTCCGGATTTTGGGCCGCCTTCTTTTGTTATGGAGGAGCTTGCTAAATATTCGATGGATCCTGGGAAATACGGGTATACGCTCAAAGGAATTACCGAATTTAACGAGGCTGTACAATATTTTTACCAGCAGCGTTATTCCGTTGAACTTGAAGCTGAAACTGAAGTTCTGCAGCTAATGGGCTCTCAGGATGGACTTGCGCATCTTGCTACTGCGGTTATTGATCCTGGTGATTATGTGCTTGTACCAGATCCGGGTTATCCAATCTATGAAGCTAGCGTAACGATTGCAGGCGGTACTATTTATCCTATGCCTTTGCTGGAGGAGAATAAATTCCTGCCGCAGCTTAATGAAATTCCTCTTGAGGTCTTGCAAAAGACGAAAATGATGATCCTGAGCTATCCCGGAAATCCTGTCACCGCACTGGCAGATGGCAGCTTTTTTGAAGAAGTTGTCGAATTCGCCGAAGTACATAACATCCTGGTAGTTCATGATTTCGCTTATTCTGAATTGATTTATGACGGGAACCCGCAAATCAGTTTCTTATCCGTTCCAGGTGCAAAGGAAGTCGGTGTAGAGTTCAACTCGCTCTCAAAAACTTTCAATATGGCAGGCTGCCGGATTGGCTATGTCGCTGGTAATTCACAGGTTATTAATGTTCTTGCTTCCTTCAAATCGCATATCGATTACGGAATTTTTTACCCAATCCAAAAAGCAGCGATTGCAGCACTGACTTCTGATTACTCTTTCCTGAATGTTCAGCTAAAGCAGTATGAAGCACGGCGGGATGCTTTAGTATCAGGGTTTCGGGACAGTGGGTGGCAAGTGGCCAATTCTCCTGCAACGATGTTTGTGTGGGCTAAAATTCCTGCCGGCTGGAAATCCCGGGATTTTGCCTTCAAGCTAATTGATGAGGAAGGGATTGCCGTCGTTCCTGGTGATGCTTTTGGCGAGCAAGGGGAAGGGTATGTCAGAATCGCTATGGTACAGACTCCCGAAAGACTTATAGAAGCATCACAGCGGGTAAACCAATTTTTAATTGAATTCTCTGTAGGAATCTAATAACTTAGTAAACAAGTTGACTTTCGGTTTTTACTTAGGCGACGCACGTTCAGATCAACTCAGCGAAGGGAAATGCTGAAACCAAATTACCTTAAACTCTTTACATGCCAAAGTATTGGGTAGCTTGAAAGGAGAGGTAAACATTGACAGCTTTCATCATATTGATTGCTAGTATCTTCAGTGTTCTGGCTGTGGGTTATGGAACAAAAGTTTGGAAAGATAAGAAATGATTTTTGTTTAGTTTTTGAATATTTGGATAAATTTTGAAACTTTTTAAAGACTCCTCCGTATTAAAACGTAAGGGGGAGTGCATATGAAAAAGTTATCGTTTATTCCTATAATCCTGGTGCTGTTGCTTTTTGGCTGCCAGCAGAAGCAAAATGGAGCGCTCGATACTGGTAAACTCGAAAAAGTTGAACAAACTGGGGATGCCACCGAGGAACAATTGAAAAGTATTCCGATCCTATATAATGTACCATCACTAAAAGTGGGCTTAGATGCTTTGCCATTTGAAGTAAAGCCGCCTAAGGATCTTCCTTTTGACGCCATGCCGCTGAAAATGACCATTGAGGATTTCAAGCACGATGGGAAAGAGTTAAGAGTCGATTTTATGAGTATTTCAAAAAACAAAGATGATGACATTATTTTTATGATTTCTGTCCATAATTTTAAAGTAGAATACGCTGAGTCGCTAGGAGAAGAAGTTCAAATCACAGAGGGAGTTGCAGGGTATTATAACGGGTCTCTATCATTTGAAAAAGACGGAATCTATTATAATATTGGCTACTACAATCCAAACATTTCTGAAGAGCAGATTAAGAAAGATACAATTGATATAGCTTTACAAATGTTATAAAGCTAAAAGAGCGCATAGGTTTGCGTTCTTTTTGATGTAAAAATATGGAGGTAAGACTATGGAAGTCATTAAAACAACCCCACTTTTAAAAGAGAAAGTTAAGGCATTCTTTGAGGCTCACTGGGGAAGTCCGCAAATGGTGATTTCAAGCGGTGTATATAATTGCAGTGACCTTGATGGGTTTGCGGTACTTAATAAGTATGGGGAGATTACTGGATTAATTACATATATTGTTTCCGGACATGAATGTGAGATTATTTCTCTAGATAGTATAGATGAGGGAAAGGGAATCGGAACCCTTCTCGTTCAGGAGGTTGAGGTGCTTGCAAGAAGGGAAGGATGTTTAACACTGAACCTGATCACCACTAATGATAATTTAAATGCACTGAAATTCTGGCAAAAACGTGGATTTATGCTGTCGCAGGTTTTTTGTAATGCTGTTGAAAAAGCCAGAAAGATCAAACCCTCAATCCCAATGATAGGGTTTGAGGGAATTCCTATTCGTGATGAGTTACTCCTGGTTAAGAAGATAAATTAATATACTTTTTTAAAAAACTGAGCTTCTTAGACTATAAGACTGGCTTTTAAAATACTCTCAATGTCCTTGTGCAAAGGAGTCCCTTTATCCAGAAAAAGCAGCCTGAAGTAAAGTGATTTTAAGAATTGTCTTAAATTCGTGTTTTTTCGAAAGAAGTACGGTGTATACCCAGTTGAGTTTTTGATATCTGTTATACTTTTTGACAGATTCTCAATCCACTCTTTTAAAAGATTTTCATCCATCCCTTTTTCTAACAGGGCTATGACAGCATAAATTAACCGCTCATCTTCTTCATCGGCATAGGCTGTTTCTTTCAAGATGCAACCGCCGATTGTATTAAGGCATTCGCGTGCTAAAGCTAGGTCAAATAACGGATGTTTGACTGCCTCAGCCAATAAGTCTGCGCCATGTGCTATGGAGTGAGCCCAGCCTTTTTCTTCGACGTATCCTCGCGCATCTTCTTCTTTTTGTAAGTATAGAATGCTGCTCTCTATGGCTTTAAGGGCCGTCTCTTCCGGAAGGAATCGTTCTATACGATCCCTATTTAAAATTAGAGTGATCACCAGTGATGAAAATGCTCTCGTGAATACCGAATCATCATTTTTCGAACCGATGCCAAAAAATAAGTGCTTTTGGTCAAGGCATGTTTCGATTAAATATTCCATTTGTTGATAATTCAAATATCCATTTTTCGTTAAATAATAAAATGAAGTATAAATCAGTTTGTCCCTTAATTCCGCGTCAGTTGAGCCGATATGCTCAACCATATGTATAATAAGCTGATCAAGATCCTTGCTTTTAATAGTTTCAGGTTTTTTTAAATCTAATTCTTTTAGGGCTATCTTTAATTGTTCAGCATTCATAAAAGTTTCTCATCCTTCATTTTGGGTTCATAGTGATTTTAGCATATTTTACCTGTTGGATATATCCCTGCCACTCAAAATTTAAGAGTATATCTTTATGACTCTCCGCAAACTAATATCATGATGAAAAAAATACTCTATTTTATAATTTGGATCAGCTGCATTGTTCTTTTGTCATTTGCTTATGAAGATTACCTTTATTCTCAGTTTAAGGTAGATGTTGTAGAGGGGATTGTCGAGGACAAAGGGGTAGGTATTAAAACCAGCAATATTTATGGGAATTTTACAGAGGAACGGGAGTACTGGATAGAGCTTAATGGTGAGAAAATTGTAGTGTCTAAAGGAATTTATGAGGGTGTGCAACAACAAAAGCAAATCAAAGTAATGAGTACTCAGCATGGCATGGTGATTGAATAAAAAAGATGGCCCGATAGGACCATCTTTTTTACCACGTATCGCCGCGCTCTTTCTTCAGTTCTTTCATTTTCGCTACCCATTCGTCGACTCTTTGCCGGATTTCCTTGCTTTCGGTATCGGCTTTTTCGCGGTTAGTTTTGCTCATGGTGTAATGGAGTTCCTTCATGGCTTCGCTGCGATCAAAGCCCCAATCTCTTAACTCGGAATATTGTTCATCGGTAATCCAGCCATTCTCTGACATGATGGCGGCTGCGTCGATGATTCGGTGTGCTTCTTTCCTTCCGACAGTCCATAATTCCAGCGGATATTTATCTGCTATTTTATATTCCGCTACCATATCCCATCCGTCTGGTGCCATCGTAAAAGCAAACGCCAGGTCGAGGGTGGAAGGGAGCCACTCGTATTGGATGGTATTTTTCAATTCCTCAGGGTTGTCGGCTTTAAAGTATTCTCCGTTTCCAGCTTCAGCAACTGCTTTTAATTGATTTTCAGTATTACCATCTACATCAAATCCGATGATGTTGACCGTACTTTCAGCATTCTCTGCCACCAGGTCCTTGCTGGCCTGGACTGGATCACCATCACAGGTTTCTGCGCCATCGCTGACAATGTAGATCGTTGTATTGCCATCATATCCGCTGCTCATTTCCGCGGCCTTTTGGATGGCACCAGCAAGGGGAGTCCACCCCTTGCTTTCAAAAAAATCAACCGCACCGTGGAATACTTCTTTCTCGTATTTGCCCATTGGATAAACCTCTTCGATACCAGAACAGGAAGATTCTTTATCTACATCTGAATCGGAACCTTTATGACCGTATACTACCAGAGAGACCTCACTGGACTGACCGATGGTTTTCGCGAAACTCTTCACTGCATCTTTCGCGACTTCCATTTTGACACGGCCATCCGTCTGTTGAAGCATGCTCGAGCTTGCATCAAGAAGAATAATCGCTTTTTCAGCAGGCTTCGTTTCCTCTCCGCCCTCAGCTTTTGTCGGGTCTGGCAGGAAAGGCTCTTCGAAATGTGGTTCATAGGCATTGGCATTCTCGATAATTTC
This window of the Mesobacillus jeotgali genome carries:
- a CDS encoding LL-diaminopimelate aminotransferase yields the protein MNLYGSEKIRKMTSSIFQEVVDRKQAALMNGKDVIDLSIGSPDFGPPSFVMEELAKYSMDPGKYGYTLKGITEFNEAVQYFYQQRYSVELEAETEVLQLMGSQDGLAHLATAVIDPGDYVLVPDPGYPIYEASVTIAGGTIYPMPLLEENKFLPQLNEIPLEVLQKTKMMILSYPGNPVTALADGSFFEEVVEFAEVHNILVVHDFAYSELIYDGNPQISFLSVPGAKEVGVEFNSLSKTFNMAGCRIGYVAGNSQVINVLASFKSHIDYGIFYPIQKAAIAALTSDYSFLNVQLKQYEARRDALVSGFRDSGWQVANSPATMFVWAKIPAGWKSRDFAFKLIDEEGIAVVPGDAFGEQGEGYVRIAMVQTPERLIEASQRVNQFLIEFSVGI
- a CDS encoding GNAT family N-acetyltransferase gives rise to the protein MEVIKTTPLLKEKVKAFFEAHWGSPQMVISSGVYNCSDLDGFAVLNKYGEITGLITYIVSGHECEIISLDSIDEGKGIGTLLVQEVEVLARREGCLTLNLITTNDNLNALKFWQKRGFMLSQVFCNAVEKARKIKPSIPMIGFEGIPIRDELLLVKKIN
- a CDS encoding DUF2785 domain-containing protein is translated as MNAEQLKIALKELDLKKPETIKSKDLDQLIIHMVEHIGSTDAELRDKLIYTSFYYLTKNGYLNYQQMEYLIETCLDQKHLFFGIGSKNDDSVFTRAFSSLVITLILNRDRIERFLPEETALKAIESSILYLQKEEDARGYVEEKGWAHSIAHGADLLAEAVKHPLFDLALARECLNTIGGCILKETAYADEEDERLIYAVIALLEKGMDENLLKEWIENLSKSITDIKNSTGYTPYFFRKNTNLRQFLKSLYFRLLFLDKGTPLHKDIESILKASLIV
- a CDS encoding vWA domain-containing protein, with the protein product MKRYSLLLLLIISLVLSACSSDEPGEEVDAEQPAKEVVKREETKQNKFDHLRNISLEVTEDSLMALEPGTMMGDLSYETDIQDIGFNTPELDPELKNKLPEKLEELANETNELETIKKGLVSLLASPHYKEIIENANAYEPHFEEPFLPDPTKAEGGEETKPAEKAIILLDASSSMLQQTDGRVKMEVAKDAVKSFAKTIGQSSEVSLVVYGHKGSDSDVDKESSCSGIEEVYPMGKYEKEVFHGAVDFFESKGWTPLAGAIQKAAEMSSGYDGNTTIYIVSDGAETCDGDPVQASKDLVAENAESTVNIIGFDVDGNTENQLKAVAEAGNGEYFKADNPEELKNTIQYEWLPSTLDLAFAFTMAPDGWDMVAEYKIADKYPLELWTVGRKEAHRIIDAAAIMSENGWITDEQYSELRDWGFDRSEAMKELHYTMSKTNREKADTESKEIRQRVDEWVAKMKELKKERGDTW